In Scleropages formosus chromosome 10, fSclFor1.1, whole genome shotgun sequence, a single genomic region encodes these proteins:
- the ncam1b gene encoding neural cell adhesion molecule 1b isoform X4, giving the protein MAMIQTNGFIWTWLLFGTAASLQVNITPPYSEISVGQSKFFLCRVDGEAKDIDWFLPNGEKISPNRPDISITRNDEANSTLIIYNADVDKAGDYKCVARNGDTEAQATVKVFVFQQLEIRNAPSPQEFTEGDNADIVCDVVGSPPPMVTWRHKGTRIKPDKDVRYKIQSNNHLQIRGIKKSDEGTYVCEGRVMVRGEISLQPIEVVVNVLPTIRTRQAELNATADMGLTVMLACDADGSPEPTVAWERNNIVLEARNKYGFNEDGSEMTIKDVTKTDEGEYTCIARNKAGGAKQEISLNVFVKPKITYLENQTASELEEQVTLVCEALGDPTPSIVWSFGRRVFTEGEQSQDGNVVVRSDARVSSLTLKYVQFTDAGQYVCTARNSVGQDAEAMYLEVRYAPKIQGAVTVYTWEGNSANISCEVLAHPAASVTWFRDGQPLPSSNASNVRIFTTTAASYLEVTPESQNDFGSYNCTAANIIGTESKEFLLIQADVPSAPELLLVKPFSSSAQVQFEEPEATGGVPVLRYKVLWRPVGREAWSRRVYDTVDGHHTLTITGLKPDTRYEVKLVAINGKGEGESSQLLGFVTEPLREPSAPQLEAHLLPAGNALQVRWAEQDDGGSPVTHYIVKYKAKQASAWRPGIRLPSATESAVLSGLDWDTEYHVYVVAENQRGRSQPGTLSFRTPPAPTAAPDSLSPSGLSSGAVAGILVVVFALVLVAVDVACFFLNKCGLLMCLAVNVCGKQGAGAKAKDFDGGIAAFSKDESREPIVEVRTEDETQNHDGVGLMEPSETTPLTESEPAADICATVVDLLPSAVTNSDTMIDPLFTGQGSPSKQGGLACSAAAPVPQSSTPKAAAPSQTIPRVAPLVDLDDAPVSSSTSSQPPSLVAPSSSRVQKNEITQKPPELHKKPSSPKSGAPAPSKGQEILSDSGPQTVAKSQ; this is encoded by the exons CTTCCCTGCAGGTGAATATCACTCCTCCCTACAGTGAGATCAGCGTGGGACAGTCCAAGTTCTTCCTGTGTCGAG TGGATGGTGAAGCGAAAGACATTGACTGGTTCTTACCAAATGGTGAGAAGATCTCGCCAAACAGGCCGGATATCAGCATCACGCGCAATGATGAGGCCAACTCCACACTCATCATCTACAATGCCGACGTGGACAAGGCAGGGGACTACAAGTGTGTCGCCCGGAACGGTGATACAGAGGCACAGGCCACCGTCAAAGTATTCGTTTTTC AACAGCTTGAGATCCGCAATGCCCCGTCTCCCCAGGAGTTCACGGAAGGGGACAATGCTGACATTGTGTGTGACGTCGTGGGTTCACCCCCACCCATGGTCACCTGGAGACACAAAGGCACTAGGATAAAGCCAGATAAAGACG TGCGCTATAAGATCCAGAGTAACAACCACCTCCAGATCCGGGGCATAAAGAAGAGCGACGAGGGAACTTACGTCTGCGAGGGAAGGGTCATGGTGCGGGGGGAGATCAGCCTGCAGCCCATTGAGGTTGTGGTCAACG TGCTTCCGACCATCAGGACCAGACAGGCCGAGTTGAATGCCACAGCGGACATGGGTCTGACTGTGATGCTGGCCTGCGATGCTGATGGCTCCCCAGAGCCCACTGTTGCATGGGAGCG TAATAACATTGTCCTTGAAGCCAGAAATAAGTACGGCTTCAACGAAGACGGTTCCGAAATGACGATTAAAGACGTTACGAAGACAGATGAAGGGGAGTACACCTGTATTGCCAGAAACAAGGCGGGCGGGGCGAAACAGGAAATCAGCCTGAATGTGTTCG TGAAGCCCAAGATCACCTACCTGGAGAACCAGACGGCAtctgagctggaggagcaggtcACGCTGGTTTGCGAGGCTCTAGGTGACCCCACGCCGAGCATTGTGTGGAGTTTTGGCCGCCGTGTCTTCACCGAGGGGGAGCAG AGTCAGGACGGAAACGTGGTGGTGCGCAGCGACGCCCGGGTCTCCTCTCTCACCCTCAAGTACGTCCAGTTCACCGACGCGGGCCAGTACGTGTGCACGGCCCGCAACTCCGTGGGCCAGGACGCCGAGGCCATGTACCTGGAAGTGCGCT ATGCTCCCAAGATCCAGGGTGCAGTTACGGTGTACACCTGGGAGGGGAACAGCGCGAACATCAGCTGTGAGGTGCTGGCCCACCCCGCGGCCTCTGTGACCTGGTTCCGAGACGGCCAGCCACTTCCCAGCTCCAACGCCTCCAATGTCCGGATCTTTACCACCACTGCTGCCAGCTACCTGGAG GTCACTCCTGAGTCACAGAATGACTTTGGGAGCTATAACTGCACAGCTGCAAATATCATTGGCACGGAGTCCAAGGAGTTCCTCCTCATCCAGGCAG ATGTGCCATCCGCCCCAGAGCTTCTGTTGGTCAAgcccttctccagctcagctCAAGTGCAGTTTGAGGAGCCCGAAGCCACTGGGGGGGTGCCCGTGCTCCGCTACAAAGTGTTGTGGAGGCCGGTGGGCAGAGAAGCCTGGTCCAGGCGGGTCTACGACACCGTGGATG GACACCACACTCTCACCATCACAGGTCTGAAGCCGGACACTAGATACGAGGTCAAGCTGGTTGCCATCAATGGCAAGGGCGAGGGCGAGAGCAGTCAGTTGCTGGGCTTCGTGACGGAGCCGCTCC GGGAGCCCAGCGCCCCACAGCTGgaagcccacctcctgcccGCCGGCAATGCCCTCCAGGTGCGCTGGGCAGAGCAGGACGATGGGGGCTCTCCGGTCACGCACTACATAGTGAAATACAAGGCA AAGCAAGCGTCGGCCTGGAGGCCTGGGATCCGGCTGCCCAGCGCCACCGAGTCCGCCGTTCTCAGCGGCCTCGACTGGGACACCGAGTACCACGTGTACGTGGTGGCTGAGAACCAGCGGGGCAGGTCGCAGCCCGGCACGCTGTCGTTCAGGACCCCGCCCGCGCCCACCGCCGCCCCAG ATTCCCTCTCGCCCAGTGGGCTCAGCTCAGGGGCCGTTGCGGGAATACTGGTGGTCGTCTTCGCGTTGGTGCTCGTGGCCGTGGATGTGGCGTGCTTCTTCCTCAACAAGTGCGGTCTGCTCATGTGCCTCGCGGTCAACGTGTGCGGAAAGCAGGGGGCCGGCGCCAAGGCCAAGGACTTCGACGGGGGAATCGCGGCATTTTC GAAGGACGAATCCAGAGAGCCGATCGTGGAGGTGCGGACGGAGGACGAGACGCAGAACCACGATGGGGTTGGGCTGATGGAGCCTAGCGAGACCACCCCGCTCACAGAGTCAGA GCCAGCTGCTGACATCTGCGCCACCGTCGTGGACCTGCTGCCCTCTGCCGTCACTAACTCTGACACCATGATAGACCCCCTGTTCACCGGCCAGGGCAGTCCCAGCAAGCAGGGTGGTCTCGCATGCAGCGCGGCTGCTCCCGTCCCTCAGTCCAGCACGCCGAAAGCCGCCGCCCCTTCCCAAACCATCCCTAGGGTGGCGCCTCTCGTAGACCTGGATGATGCACCCGTATCGTCTAGCACCTCCAGCCAGCCCCCTTCGCTGGTGGCCCCGTCATCCAGCCGGGTCCAGAAGAATGAGATCACGCAGAAACCCCCCGAGCTCCACAAAAAACCCAGCAGCCCCAAGAGCGGAGCACCTGCCCCCTCCAAGGGTCAGGAAATCCTCTCAGACAGCGGTCCACAGACCGTAG CCAAGTCCCAGTAA
- the ncam1b gene encoding neural cell adhesion molecule 1b isoform X5 has product MAMIQTNGFIWTWLLFGTAASLQVNITPPYSEISVGQSKFFLCRVDGEAKDIDWFLPNGEKISPNRPDISITRNDEANSTLIIYNADVDKAGDYKCVARNGDTEAQATVKVFVFQQLEIRNAPSPQEFTEGDNADIVCDVVGSPPPMVTWRHKGTRIKPDKDVRYKIQSNNHLQIRGIKKSDEGTYVCEGRVMVRGEISLQPIEVVVNVLPTIRTRQAELNATADMGLTVMLACDADGSPEPTVAWERNNIVLEARNKYGFNEDGSEMTIKDVTKTDEGEYTCIARNKAGGAKQEISLNVFVKPKITYLENQTASELEEQVTLVCEALGDPTPSIVWSFGRRVFTEGEQEPHNRIYQASWTRPETHKSQDGNVVVRSDARVSSLTLKYVQFTDAGQYVCTARNSVGQDAEAMYLEVRYAPKIQGAVTVYTWEGNSANISCEVLAHPAASVTWFRDGQPLPSSNASNVRIFTTTAASYLEVTPESQNDFGSYNCTAANIIGTESKEFLLIQADVPSAPELLLVKPFSSSAQVQFEEPEATGGVPVLRYKVLWRPVGREAWSRRVYDTVDGHHTLTITGLKPDTRYEVKLVAINGKGEGESSQLLGFVTEPLREPSAPQLEAHLLPAGNALQVRWAEQDDGGSPVTHYIVKYKAKQASAWRPGIRLPSATESAVLSGLDWDTEYHVYVVAENQRGRSQPGTLSFRTPPAPTAAPDSLSPSGLSSGAVAGILVVVFALVLVAVDVACFFLNKCGLLMCLAVNVCGKQGAGAKAKDFDGGIAAFSKDESREPIVEVRTEDETQNHDGVGLMEPSETTPLTESDQVPVTDRHKPEAAQAELRPSDATQPNASESQA; this is encoded by the exons CTTCCCTGCAGGTGAATATCACTCCTCCCTACAGTGAGATCAGCGTGGGACAGTCCAAGTTCTTCCTGTGTCGAG TGGATGGTGAAGCGAAAGACATTGACTGGTTCTTACCAAATGGTGAGAAGATCTCGCCAAACAGGCCGGATATCAGCATCACGCGCAATGATGAGGCCAACTCCACACTCATCATCTACAATGCCGACGTGGACAAGGCAGGGGACTACAAGTGTGTCGCCCGGAACGGTGATACAGAGGCACAGGCCACCGTCAAAGTATTCGTTTTTC AACAGCTTGAGATCCGCAATGCCCCGTCTCCCCAGGAGTTCACGGAAGGGGACAATGCTGACATTGTGTGTGACGTCGTGGGTTCACCCCCACCCATGGTCACCTGGAGACACAAAGGCACTAGGATAAAGCCAGATAAAGACG TGCGCTATAAGATCCAGAGTAACAACCACCTCCAGATCCGGGGCATAAAGAAGAGCGACGAGGGAACTTACGTCTGCGAGGGAAGGGTCATGGTGCGGGGGGAGATCAGCCTGCAGCCCATTGAGGTTGTGGTCAACG TGCTTCCGACCATCAGGACCAGACAGGCCGAGTTGAATGCCACAGCGGACATGGGTCTGACTGTGATGCTGGCCTGCGATGCTGATGGCTCCCCAGAGCCCACTGTTGCATGGGAGCG TAATAACATTGTCCTTGAAGCCAGAAATAAGTACGGCTTCAACGAAGACGGTTCCGAAATGACGATTAAAGACGTTACGAAGACAGATGAAGGGGAGTACACCTGTATTGCCAGAAACAAGGCGGGCGGGGCGAAACAGGAAATCAGCCTGAATGTGTTCG TGAAGCCCAAGATCACCTACCTGGAGAACCAGACGGCAtctgagctggaggagcaggtcACGCTGGTTTGCGAGGCTCTAGGTGACCCCACGCCGAGCATTGTGTGGAGTTTTGGCCGCCGTGTCTTCACCGAGGGGGAGCAG GAGCCCCATAACAGGATCTATCAG GCTTCCTGGACTCGGCCCGAAACGCACAAG AGTCAGGACGGAAACGTGGTGGTGCGCAGCGACGCCCGGGTCTCCTCTCTCACCCTCAAGTACGTCCAGTTCACCGACGCGGGCCAGTACGTGTGCACGGCCCGCAACTCCGTGGGCCAGGACGCCGAGGCCATGTACCTGGAAGTGCGCT ATGCTCCCAAGATCCAGGGTGCAGTTACGGTGTACACCTGGGAGGGGAACAGCGCGAACATCAGCTGTGAGGTGCTGGCCCACCCCGCGGCCTCTGTGACCTGGTTCCGAGACGGCCAGCCACTTCCCAGCTCCAACGCCTCCAATGTCCGGATCTTTACCACCACTGCTGCCAGCTACCTGGAG GTCACTCCTGAGTCACAGAATGACTTTGGGAGCTATAACTGCACAGCTGCAAATATCATTGGCACGGAGTCCAAGGAGTTCCTCCTCATCCAGGCAG ATGTGCCATCCGCCCCAGAGCTTCTGTTGGTCAAgcccttctccagctcagctCAAGTGCAGTTTGAGGAGCCCGAAGCCACTGGGGGGGTGCCCGTGCTCCGCTACAAAGTGTTGTGGAGGCCGGTGGGCAGAGAAGCCTGGTCCAGGCGGGTCTACGACACCGTGGATG GACACCACACTCTCACCATCACAGGTCTGAAGCCGGACACTAGATACGAGGTCAAGCTGGTTGCCATCAATGGCAAGGGCGAGGGCGAGAGCAGTCAGTTGCTGGGCTTCGTGACGGAGCCGCTCC GGGAGCCCAGCGCCCCACAGCTGgaagcccacctcctgcccGCCGGCAATGCCCTCCAGGTGCGCTGGGCAGAGCAGGACGATGGGGGCTCTCCGGTCACGCACTACATAGTGAAATACAAGGCA AAGCAAGCGTCGGCCTGGAGGCCTGGGATCCGGCTGCCCAGCGCCACCGAGTCCGCCGTTCTCAGCGGCCTCGACTGGGACACCGAGTACCACGTGTACGTGGTGGCTGAGAACCAGCGGGGCAGGTCGCAGCCCGGCACGCTGTCGTTCAGGACCCCGCCCGCGCCCACCGCCGCCCCAG ATTCCCTCTCGCCCAGTGGGCTCAGCTCAGGGGCCGTTGCGGGAATACTGGTGGTCGTCTTCGCGTTGGTGCTCGTGGCCGTGGATGTGGCGTGCTTCTTCCTCAACAAGTGCGGTCTGCTCATGTGCCTCGCGGTCAACGTGTGCGGAAAGCAGGGGGCCGGCGCCAAGGCCAAGGACTTCGACGGGGGAATCGCGGCATTTTC GAAGGACGAATCCAGAGAGCCGATCGTGGAGGTGCGGACGGAGGACGAGACGCAGAACCACGATGGGGTTGGGCTGATGGAGCCTAGCGAGACCACCCCGCTCACAGAGTCAGA CCAAGTCCCAGTAACCGACAGACACAAACCTGAGGCCGCGCAGGCGGAGTTGAGGCCCAGCGACGCCACACAGCCCAACGCCAGTGAGAGCCAAGCATGA
- the ncam1b gene encoding neural cell adhesion molecule 1b isoform X3: MAMIQTNGFIWTWLLFGTAASLQVNITPPYSEISVGQSKFFLCRVDGEAKDIDWFLPNGEKISPNRPDISITRNDEANSTLIIYNADVDKAGDYKCVARNGDTEAQATVKVFVFQQLEIRNAPSPQEFTEGDNADIVCDVVGSPPPMVTWRHKGTRIKPDKDVRYKIQSNNHLQIRGIKKSDEGTYVCEGRVMVRGEISLQPIEVVVNVLPTIRTRQAELNATADMGLTVMLACDADGSPEPTVAWERNNIVLEARNKYGFNEDGSEMTIKDVTKTDEGEYTCIARNKAGGAKQEISLNVFVKPKITYLENQTASELEEQVTLVCEALGDPTPSIVWSFGRRVFTEGEQEPHNRIYQSQDGNVVVRSDARVSSLTLKYVQFTDAGQYVCTARNSVGQDAEAMYLEVRYAPKIQGAVTVYTWEGNSANISCEVLAHPAASVTWFRDGQPLPSSNASNVRIFTTTAASYLEVTPESQNDFGSYNCTAANIIGTESKEFLLIQADVPSAPELLLVKPFSSSAQVQFEEPEATGGVPVLRYKVLWRPVGREAWSRRVYDTVDGHHTLTITGLKPDTRYEVKLVAINGKGEGESSQLLGFVTEPLREPSAPQLEAHLLPAGNALQVRWAEQDDGGSPVTHYIVKYKAKQASAWRPGIRLPSATESAVLSGLDWDTEYHVYVVAENQRGRSQPGTLSFRTPPAPTAAPDSLSPSGLSSGAVAGILVVVFALVLVAVDVACFFLNKCGLLMCLAVNVCGKQGAGAKAKDFDGGIAAFSKDESREPIVEVRTEDETQNHDGVGLMEPSETTPLTESEPAADICATVVDLLPSAVTNSDTMIDPLFTGQGSPSKQGGLACSAAAPVPQSSTPKAAAPSQTIPRVAPLVDLDDAPVSSSTSSQPPSLVAPSSSRVQKNEITQKPPELHKKPSSPKSGAPAPSKGQEILSDSGPQTVAKSQ; encoded by the exons CTTCCCTGCAGGTGAATATCACTCCTCCCTACAGTGAGATCAGCGTGGGACAGTCCAAGTTCTTCCTGTGTCGAG TGGATGGTGAAGCGAAAGACATTGACTGGTTCTTACCAAATGGTGAGAAGATCTCGCCAAACAGGCCGGATATCAGCATCACGCGCAATGATGAGGCCAACTCCACACTCATCATCTACAATGCCGACGTGGACAAGGCAGGGGACTACAAGTGTGTCGCCCGGAACGGTGATACAGAGGCACAGGCCACCGTCAAAGTATTCGTTTTTC AACAGCTTGAGATCCGCAATGCCCCGTCTCCCCAGGAGTTCACGGAAGGGGACAATGCTGACATTGTGTGTGACGTCGTGGGTTCACCCCCACCCATGGTCACCTGGAGACACAAAGGCACTAGGATAAAGCCAGATAAAGACG TGCGCTATAAGATCCAGAGTAACAACCACCTCCAGATCCGGGGCATAAAGAAGAGCGACGAGGGAACTTACGTCTGCGAGGGAAGGGTCATGGTGCGGGGGGAGATCAGCCTGCAGCCCATTGAGGTTGTGGTCAACG TGCTTCCGACCATCAGGACCAGACAGGCCGAGTTGAATGCCACAGCGGACATGGGTCTGACTGTGATGCTGGCCTGCGATGCTGATGGCTCCCCAGAGCCCACTGTTGCATGGGAGCG TAATAACATTGTCCTTGAAGCCAGAAATAAGTACGGCTTCAACGAAGACGGTTCCGAAATGACGATTAAAGACGTTACGAAGACAGATGAAGGGGAGTACACCTGTATTGCCAGAAACAAGGCGGGCGGGGCGAAACAGGAAATCAGCCTGAATGTGTTCG TGAAGCCCAAGATCACCTACCTGGAGAACCAGACGGCAtctgagctggaggagcaggtcACGCTGGTTTGCGAGGCTCTAGGTGACCCCACGCCGAGCATTGTGTGGAGTTTTGGCCGCCGTGTCTTCACCGAGGGGGAGCAG GAGCCCCATAACAGGATCTATCAG AGTCAGGACGGAAACGTGGTGGTGCGCAGCGACGCCCGGGTCTCCTCTCTCACCCTCAAGTACGTCCAGTTCACCGACGCGGGCCAGTACGTGTGCACGGCCCGCAACTCCGTGGGCCAGGACGCCGAGGCCATGTACCTGGAAGTGCGCT ATGCTCCCAAGATCCAGGGTGCAGTTACGGTGTACACCTGGGAGGGGAACAGCGCGAACATCAGCTGTGAGGTGCTGGCCCACCCCGCGGCCTCTGTGACCTGGTTCCGAGACGGCCAGCCACTTCCCAGCTCCAACGCCTCCAATGTCCGGATCTTTACCACCACTGCTGCCAGCTACCTGGAG GTCACTCCTGAGTCACAGAATGACTTTGGGAGCTATAACTGCACAGCTGCAAATATCATTGGCACGGAGTCCAAGGAGTTCCTCCTCATCCAGGCAG ATGTGCCATCCGCCCCAGAGCTTCTGTTGGTCAAgcccttctccagctcagctCAAGTGCAGTTTGAGGAGCCCGAAGCCACTGGGGGGGTGCCCGTGCTCCGCTACAAAGTGTTGTGGAGGCCGGTGGGCAGAGAAGCCTGGTCCAGGCGGGTCTACGACACCGTGGATG GACACCACACTCTCACCATCACAGGTCTGAAGCCGGACACTAGATACGAGGTCAAGCTGGTTGCCATCAATGGCAAGGGCGAGGGCGAGAGCAGTCAGTTGCTGGGCTTCGTGACGGAGCCGCTCC GGGAGCCCAGCGCCCCACAGCTGgaagcccacctcctgcccGCCGGCAATGCCCTCCAGGTGCGCTGGGCAGAGCAGGACGATGGGGGCTCTCCGGTCACGCACTACATAGTGAAATACAAGGCA AAGCAAGCGTCGGCCTGGAGGCCTGGGATCCGGCTGCCCAGCGCCACCGAGTCCGCCGTTCTCAGCGGCCTCGACTGGGACACCGAGTACCACGTGTACGTGGTGGCTGAGAACCAGCGGGGCAGGTCGCAGCCCGGCACGCTGTCGTTCAGGACCCCGCCCGCGCCCACCGCCGCCCCAG ATTCCCTCTCGCCCAGTGGGCTCAGCTCAGGGGCCGTTGCGGGAATACTGGTGGTCGTCTTCGCGTTGGTGCTCGTGGCCGTGGATGTGGCGTGCTTCTTCCTCAACAAGTGCGGTCTGCTCATGTGCCTCGCGGTCAACGTGTGCGGAAAGCAGGGGGCCGGCGCCAAGGCCAAGGACTTCGACGGGGGAATCGCGGCATTTTC GAAGGACGAATCCAGAGAGCCGATCGTGGAGGTGCGGACGGAGGACGAGACGCAGAACCACGATGGGGTTGGGCTGATGGAGCCTAGCGAGACCACCCCGCTCACAGAGTCAGA GCCAGCTGCTGACATCTGCGCCACCGTCGTGGACCTGCTGCCCTCTGCCGTCACTAACTCTGACACCATGATAGACCCCCTGTTCACCGGCCAGGGCAGTCCCAGCAAGCAGGGTGGTCTCGCATGCAGCGCGGCTGCTCCCGTCCCTCAGTCCAGCACGCCGAAAGCCGCCGCCCCTTCCCAAACCATCCCTAGGGTGGCGCCTCTCGTAGACCTGGATGATGCACCCGTATCGTCTAGCACCTCCAGCCAGCCCCCTTCGCTGGTGGCCCCGTCATCCAGCCGGGTCCAGAAGAATGAGATCACGCAGAAACCCCCCGAGCTCCACAAAAAACCCAGCAGCCCCAAGAGCGGAGCACCTGCCCCCTCCAAGGGTCAGGAAATCCTCTCAGACAGCGGTCCACAGACCGTAG CCAAGTCCCAGTAA
- the ncam1b gene encoding neural cell adhesion molecule 1b isoform X2 has product MAMIQTNGFIWTWLLFGTAASLQVNITPPYSEISVGQSKFFLCRVDGEAKDIDWFLPNGEKISPNRPDISITRNDEANSTLIIYNADVDKAGDYKCVARNGDTEAQATVKVFVFQQLEIRNAPSPQEFTEGDNADIVCDVVGSPPPMVTWRHKGTRIKPDKDVRYKIQSNNHLQIRGIKKSDEGTYVCEGRVMVRGEISLQPIEVVVNVLPTIRTRQAELNATADMGLTVMLACDADGSPEPTVAWERNNIVLEARNKYGFNEDGSEMTIKDVTKTDEGEYTCIARNKAGGAKQEISLNVFVKPKITYLENQTASELEEQVTLVCEALGDPTPSIVWSFGRRVFTEGEQASWTRPETHKSQDGNVVVRSDARVSSLTLKYVQFTDAGQYVCTARNSVGQDAEAMYLEVRYAPKIQGAVTVYTWEGNSANISCEVLAHPAASVTWFRDGQPLPSSNASNVRIFTTTAASYLEVTPESQNDFGSYNCTAANIIGTESKEFLLIQADVPSAPELLLVKPFSSSAQVQFEEPEATGGVPVLRYKVLWRPVGREAWSRRVYDTVDGHHTLTITGLKPDTRYEVKLVAINGKGEGESSQLLGFVTEPLREPSAPQLEAHLLPAGNALQVRWAEQDDGGSPVTHYIVKYKAKQASAWRPGIRLPSATESAVLSGLDWDTEYHVYVVAENQRGRSQPGTLSFRTPPAPTAAPDSLSPSGLSSGAVAGILVVVFALVLVAVDVACFFLNKCGLLMCLAVNVCGKQGAGAKAKDFDGGIAAFSKDESREPIVEVRTEDETQNHDGVGLMEPSETTPLTESEPAADICATVVDLLPSAVTNSDTMIDPLFTGQGSPSKQGGLACSAAAPVPQSSTPKAAAPSQTIPRVAPLVDLDDAPVSSSTSSQPPSLVAPSSSRVQKNEITQKPPELHKKPSSPKSGAPAPSKGQEILSDSGPQTVAKSQ; this is encoded by the exons CTTCCCTGCAGGTGAATATCACTCCTCCCTACAGTGAGATCAGCGTGGGACAGTCCAAGTTCTTCCTGTGTCGAG TGGATGGTGAAGCGAAAGACATTGACTGGTTCTTACCAAATGGTGAGAAGATCTCGCCAAACAGGCCGGATATCAGCATCACGCGCAATGATGAGGCCAACTCCACACTCATCATCTACAATGCCGACGTGGACAAGGCAGGGGACTACAAGTGTGTCGCCCGGAACGGTGATACAGAGGCACAGGCCACCGTCAAAGTATTCGTTTTTC AACAGCTTGAGATCCGCAATGCCCCGTCTCCCCAGGAGTTCACGGAAGGGGACAATGCTGACATTGTGTGTGACGTCGTGGGTTCACCCCCACCCATGGTCACCTGGAGACACAAAGGCACTAGGATAAAGCCAGATAAAGACG TGCGCTATAAGATCCAGAGTAACAACCACCTCCAGATCCGGGGCATAAAGAAGAGCGACGAGGGAACTTACGTCTGCGAGGGAAGGGTCATGGTGCGGGGGGAGATCAGCCTGCAGCCCATTGAGGTTGTGGTCAACG TGCTTCCGACCATCAGGACCAGACAGGCCGAGTTGAATGCCACAGCGGACATGGGTCTGACTGTGATGCTGGCCTGCGATGCTGATGGCTCCCCAGAGCCCACTGTTGCATGGGAGCG TAATAACATTGTCCTTGAAGCCAGAAATAAGTACGGCTTCAACGAAGACGGTTCCGAAATGACGATTAAAGACGTTACGAAGACAGATGAAGGGGAGTACACCTGTATTGCCAGAAACAAGGCGGGCGGGGCGAAACAGGAAATCAGCCTGAATGTGTTCG TGAAGCCCAAGATCACCTACCTGGAGAACCAGACGGCAtctgagctggaggagcaggtcACGCTGGTTTGCGAGGCTCTAGGTGACCCCACGCCGAGCATTGTGTGGAGTTTTGGCCGCCGTGTCTTCACCGAGGGGGAGCAG GCTTCCTGGACTCGGCCCGAAACGCACAAG AGTCAGGACGGAAACGTGGTGGTGCGCAGCGACGCCCGGGTCTCCTCTCTCACCCTCAAGTACGTCCAGTTCACCGACGCGGGCCAGTACGTGTGCACGGCCCGCAACTCCGTGGGCCAGGACGCCGAGGCCATGTACCTGGAAGTGCGCT ATGCTCCCAAGATCCAGGGTGCAGTTACGGTGTACACCTGGGAGGGGAACAGCGCGAACATCAGCTGTGAGGTGCTGGCCCACCCCGCGGCCTCTGTGACCTGGTTCCGAGACGGCCAGCCACTTCCCAGCTCCAACGCCTCCAATGTCCGGATCTTTACCACCACTGCTGCCAGCTACCTGGAG GTCACTCCTGAGTCACAGAATGACTTTGGGAGCTATAACTGCACAGCTGCAAATATCATTGGCACGGAGTCCAAGGAGTTCCTCCTCATCCAGGCAG ATGTGCCATCCGCCCCAGAGCTTCTGTTGGTCAAgcccttctccagctcagctCAAGTGCAGTTTGAGGAGCCCGAAGCCACTGGGGGGGTGCCCGTGCTCCGCTACAAAGTGTTGTGGAGGCCGGTGGGCAGAGAAGCCTGGTCCAGGCGGGTCTACGACACCGTGGATG GACACCACACTCTCACCATCACAGGTCTGAAGCCGGACACTAGATACGAGGTCAAGCTGGTTGCCATCAATGGCAAGGGCGAGGGCGAGAGCAGTCAGTTGCTGGGCTTCGTGACGGAGCCGCTCC GGGAGCCCAGCGCCCCACAGCTGgaagcccacctcctgcccGCCGGCAATGCCCTCCAGGTGCGCTGGGCAGAGCAGGACGATGGGGGCTCTCCGGTCACGCACTACATAGTGAAATACAAGGCA AAGCAAGCGTCGGCCTGGAGGCCTGGGATCCGGCTGCCCAGCGCCACCGAGTCCGCCGTTCTCAGCGGCCTCGACTGGGACACCGAGTACCACGTGTACGTGGTGGCTGAGAACCAGCGGGGCAGGTCGCAGCCCGGCACGCTGTCGTTCAGGACCCCGCCCGCGCCCACCGCCGCCCCAG ATTCCCTCTCGCCCAGTGGGCTCAGCTCAGGGGCCGTTGCGGGAATACTGGTGGTCGTCTTCGCGTTGGTGCTCGTGGCCGTGGATGTGGCGTGCTTCTTCCTCAACAAGTGCGGTCTGCTCATGTGCCTCGCGGTCAACGTGTGCGGAAAGCAGGGGGCCGGCGCCAAGGCCAAGGACTTCGACGGGGGAATCGCGGCATTTTC GAAGGACGAATCCAGAGAGCCGATCGTGGAGGTGCGGACGGAGGACGAGACGCAGAACCACGATGGGGTTGGGCTGATGGAGCCTAGCGAGACCACCCCGCTCACAGAGTCAGA GCCAGCTGCTGACATCTGCGCCACCGTCGTGGACCTGCTGCCCTCTGCCGTCACTAACTCTGACACCATGATAGACCCCCTGTTCACCGGCCAGGGCAGTCCCAGCAAGCAGGGTGGTCTCGCATGCAGCGCGGCTGCTCCCGTCCCTCAGTCCAGCACGCCGAAAGCCGCCGCCCCTTCCCAAACCATCCCTAGGGTGGCGCCTCTCGTAGACCTGGATGATGCACCCGTATCGTCTAGCACCTCCAGCCAGCCCCCTTCGCTGGTGGCCCCGTCATCCAGCCGGGTCCAGAAGAATGAGATCACGCAGAAACCCCCCGAGCTCCACAAAAAACCCAGCAGCCCCAAGAGCGGAGCACCTGCCCCCTCCAAGGGTCAGGAAATCCTCTCAGACAGCGGTCCACAGACCGTAG CCAAGTCCCAGTAA